From a single Camarhynchus parvulus chromosome 6, STF_HiC, whole genome shotgun sequence genomic region:
- the NOC3L gene encoding nucleolar complex protein 3 homolog, giving the protein MKPRKNTKRVPSFRKLLRTSQIKLDNKLKNKQYKQKSAAKKYRKEQKKLREAVRDAISRKPFPLEECKKKQVAKKWEEKEEEDALPLDMMDEDDLKLMEDLAQKASFLTRDLSSNEPVHVKKRKHESVIEKYEKVPRRLQTEPEKELIHLLPIKDKSGIIPQAVEKPVLNVAHDEEEDTEDMEEAVEFNEEPLPVLTPEEMAAQRRQKLQERKMHIAALASAILSEPDSNIKKLKELRAMLMEQDPNVAVIVRKLVMVSLMEIFKDIAPSYKIRPLTEAEKATKVKKETQKLREFEEGLVSQYKFYLENLEQTIKDWKQRKLKKSNVISLKAYKGLAEVAVKCLCELLVALPHFNFHNNIIVLIVPLMNDPSKMISELCVEALKKLFKQDKLGYASLGVVKVISGLVRGRNYDVRPEVLKVFLHLRIKEVELQKDSEDIAPKKKFMTYKEKRKNLSRMQRKWKKAEEKLERELLEAEASESKEKKLKLHTETLNIVFVTYFRILKKAQKSPLLPAVLEGLAKFAHLINVEFFDDLLIVLHSLIASGDLSYRESLHCILSAFHILSGQGDVLNIDPMKFYTHLYKTLFSLHAGGTNEDIGIVLQCLDVMFAKRRKQVSQQRALAFLKRLTILALHVLPNSSVGILATNRVFMQTFPRMDLLLDNESQGSGIYLPELDEPEHCNAQNTALWELHLLQRHYHPTVQKFASHLIAGAPTEGSGALPLDLSQRSATELFETYCMKGMTFNPPVASVASRKKDTFLQRDSFVDEELNKQLQQHISETVAHKPLDFAKHLKESSLT; this is encoded by the exons ATGAAGCCG agaaaaaacacaaagcGAGTTCCAAGTTTTCGCAAGTTACTGAGAACTAGTCAAATAAAACTTGACaataaattaaagaataaaCAGTACAAGCAGAAGAGTGCTGCTAAGAAGTATCGTAAAGAACAAAAGAAGCTAAGGGAAGCTGTCAGAGATGCTATTTCTAGaaagccttttccactggaGGAATGCAAGAAGAAACAAGTTG ctaaaaaatgggaagaaaaagaagaagaagatgctCTTCCACTGGACATGATGGATGAAGATGACTTAAAATTAATGGAGGATCTGGCCCAAAAGGCATCCTTTTTAACCAGAGATCTTTCTTCTAA TGAACCTGTTCACGTCAAAAAACGAAAACATGAAAGTGTGATTGAGAAATACGAGAAGGTGCCAAGACGTTTGCAAACAGAGCCAGAAAAAGAACTCATCCATCTGCTCCCTATCAAAGACAAGAGTGGCATAATTCCTCAAGCTGTGGAAAAGCCAG TTCTTAATGTTGCACATGATGAAGAAGAGGACACAGAAGACATGGAGGAAGCAGTGG AATTTAATGAGGAACCCCTGCCTGTTCTCACTCCTGAGGAAATGGCTGCTCAAAGGAGACAAAAGCTACAGGAGAGGAAGATGCACATAGCTGCCTTAGCATCTGCCATTCTCTCAGAGCCAGACAGCAAT ATTAagaagctgaaggagctgcGTGCCATGCTAATGGAACAGGATCCTAACGTGGCTGTGATTGTGAGGAAGCTGGTCATGGTGTCTTTGATGGAGATATTCAAAGATATTGCACCTTCCTACAAAATTCGACCTCTGACCGAAGCAGAAAAGGCTACCAAG gttaaaaaagaaacacagaaattgaGAGAATTTGAAGAAGGCCTTGTAAGCCAGTATAAATTTTACTTGGAAAATCTGGAACAAACAATTAAAG ATTGGAAGCAAAGGAAATTGAAGAAAAGCAATGTCATCTCATTAAAGGCATATAAAGGTCTAGCAGAGGTAGCAGTGAAGTGTCTGTGTGAGCTGCTTGTGGCCCTACCCCACTTCAACTTCCACAATAACATTATTGTTCTCATTGTTCCACTCATGAATGATCCATCAAAAATG atttcTGAACTGTGTGTTGAGGCACTTAAGAAGCTCTTTAAACAGGACAAGCTGGGCTATGCTTCACTTGGCGTAGTTAAAGTAATTTCTGGCCTTGTGAGGGGTAGAAATTATGATGTCAGACCTGAG GTGTTAAAAGTATTTCTTCACTTAAGAATTAAGGAAGTAGAATTACAAAAAGATTCTGAAGACATTGCACCAAAGAAAAAGTTCATGActtacaaagagaaaagaaaaaatctttccagAATGCAAAGAAAG tggaagaaagcagaagagaaactgGAACGAGAACTCCTGGAAGCAGAAGCAtcagaaagtaaagaaaagaaactgaagttg caCACAGAGACCTTGAATATTGTATTTGTAACTTACTTCAGGATCTTGAAGAAAGCTCAGAAATCTCCACTTTTGCCAGCTGTGCTAGAAGGTCTTGCAAA GTTTGCTCATCTCAtaaatgtggaattttttgaTGACCTATTGATTGTCCTTCATTCTCTTATTGCATCTGGG GATTTAAGCTATCGTGAGAGTCTCCATTGCATTCTCAGTGCTTTTCATATACTCTCTGGTCAAG GTGATGTTCTTAACATTGATCCAATGAAATTTTACACACATCTGTACAAGACACTGTTCAGCCTGCATGCAG GTGGCACCAACGAGGACATAGGGAttgtgctgcagtgcctggatgTCATGTTTGCCAAGAGGAGAAAGCAAGTCTCCCAGCAACGAGCTCTTGCTTTCCTAAAGCGACTTACCATCCTTGCTCTTCATGTGCTTCCAAATTCCAGTGTTGGCATCTTGGCAACAAACAGGGTATTCATGCAA ACATTCCCAAGGATGGACCTCTTACTAGACAATGAATCTCAAGGCAGTGGAATTTATCTCCCAGAATTAGATGAGCCAGAGCATTGCAATGCCCAGAACACAGCACTGTGGGAGCTGCATCTACTGCAG aGACATTATCATCCAACAGTGCAGAAATTTGCATCTCACCTTATTGCTGGTGCTCCAACTGAAGGCTCAGGAGCTCTTCCACTTGATTTAAGCCAAAG GTCTGCTACAGAACTTTTTGAGACATATTGTATGAAGGGAATGACC